The Marasmius oreades isolate 03SP1 chromosome 11, whole genome shotgun sequence genomic sequence AGTGGACATCAAGTTTGTATCCAGCGACACGGATGAGTTTTGGGCTCATCGCTCTTTCTTGGCCGCCGCCAGCGATCACTTCCGATTATCGTTTTGCACTTCAGGAATGGAGGAGTCGAGACCTGCATCTACAAGTGACCCTGTCGTAGTGTTGATGACTGCTTACAACGCTGAAACTGTGAAATCGGTGCTCGGTACAGCTCCGCTCATGATTTGGATCCTCAATGTTTCTGACCTCTATGACAGATTACATTTACACCGGTGCCCTGCCTGAAGTCACTCGTTCGGATGGTATGGATGCGGATGCGGATACCGAAGGAGACGCTCTAGGGCGTTGGTTCAGCATCATAAATCTGGCTCAGCTTTGGGAAGTCTGGGATCTGTTTGAAGACGTGCAGAAGCAGATGATCGAGGAATGGATGATCAATCCATATACTGTTGACGAAAGTAAGTGCAACGAGTCGTTTAAGATGCaacccttgactttccctcTTCTTTTGCAGTTCAAAAACATGCAATGGAGCTAAATGCGAATCACCTCGTAAGCGCatgtgaagaatacgttcgGAGTAACAAGGAGGCTCTGCGTAACCTCCCCGGATTAGATAACTAGGACGGTAGGCTGTCGGCGCCCAGTGCGACTGTATTAGTTTTTCCATATATCTTGTAAGTGTAAACACGAATGAGGCACGACAACCGAGTCATTTACAGCGGGGTCAGTTAAACTCCCAAACATCACAGGGCTTCGGCCCTCCCTGCCCACTGGCCACTCAAGGAGTGCATAGACCCTAGGCGATGGTTTCATGAGGTGGAACTAATACTATTATAGTCTAGGCAACATGCAACATGCAGGAATCCAGATTGTCCAACGATAACATTGCAGCAATGAATTAGTAGTAGTGAACCTCTTCTCTCTCCCTACCCCTCATGAAGGGAGGCTCAGTACCCTTGTAATAGATATCGGTCCAGAGGTCATCGACCTTGGGCTCAGGAGATGCCTTTGCCTCCTCAACGGCAGCATCTATCTTCGACTTAGCCTCTTTGTCGATTTGCTGGTTGAAAGTTTCAGTGGGACGTAGGACAGAGAAACAGCCGGAGCAATCACCTTGAGTTCCTGCTCAGAGGCAAGACCCCATTCTTCAATATATTTCTGGAGACCACGGATGGGGTCCTGAGTGCTCCGCATCCTCTGAACTTCTTCGCGAGTGCGGTAAGTAGTTCCGGGGTCGGACATTCTACAGGTAGCGGAACGTAATCAGATAGGCAAAAGCTACGTGAAGGAGAAGTACGTACGAGTGTCCACCGTAACGGTAGGTGACGAActcaaggagaagaggacCTTTTTTGTCATCAACGGTCCACTTTCTGGCATACTGAGCCGCATGTTTGGAAGCGATGATGTCCATTCCATTGACCTGACAAATGAATAGGCAAGCTTGTAAATTAGTTGAGATGGGAGAAAGAAGTATGACTGACCTGGAGACCAGGTATTTTGTCACCACGGGTGAAGTATTGGGTGTTGGAAGAGCTTCGCTCGGCGGGGGTACCCATTCCGTATTTGTTATTCTCGCAAACGAAAACGACGGGAAGTTCCCAAAGTTTGGCCTGTTAATGAGACATTCAGTACCAATTTATGACCGAAGAACATGCAGAAACGCACCATGTTGAAAGCCTCGAACACCTGTCCCTGGTTACTGGCACCGTCTCCGTACAGGGCAAACGTACAGTTATCTTTTTCCTTGTACTTTTGTGCGAATGCTACGCCAGCACCAACCGGGACTTGAGCACCGACAATACCGTTTCCACCGTAGAAAGATGGAGTGAAGATGTGCATGGAGCCACCTTTACCGTTGGACATGCCGATTTGGCGTCCGAGCAGTTCTCCAAGCACACCCGCGATGCTACCTCCTCGTAAAACAGCAAAAGGATGGCAACGATAACCGGTAATAACACGGTCATTTGGAGTTATACCATGCTCTAAACCGACCGAAATGGCTTCCTAAAAATTCAAAATTAATACGTGGTAGGAAAAATGTCCAAAAGTTGAGTAAGCGCACCTGCCCGATAGCCAAATGGCAGAAACCTCTAATCAACTTGGCCTTGTAAAGTTGGTCGGCAGCCATCTCCATCCGTCGCATGGTCTGCATCTCCGTGTACATCTTCAACAGCTCTCCCTTGGTCACAGTGACATCTAAAGACGGTTTTTCACAGTTGTACGTCTGGAAAGAGTCTTCATGAATTCTAACTTGGAAGGGGTcgtctaagccctgaggaggagatgaagaaagctgGGTAGTATCGGCCGAGGTTTGGATGGAACGGAGGGATGAAGGCTGCAGAAATGATGTTTTGGATGACTCTATGATTGATTTAGGAAAGGAACAGAGAAAACTTACGACGGCGACGcgacgaggaagacgaagagcACTGCGAGCAAGCGAggacatggtggtggtgagaaGAAACGCGTCCCCAGAACTTTTTTTCGCTGAGGCGCCAGCGTCGTTCCTACTTTACCCGCCTACACCCAGTTCCCGCCCGCGTGCAGCGGGCACGCTACTTACTGTACCGGCTCAGAGTCATTAAATTTGTCGAGCCGCAGTACACGCTGtcggaagaaagggaagttTTGACATGTAGCATTCAACAGATCACCAGGATACATAGCAGTCTTCTCCTCGAAACCTTTGGACCGTCAACCGAACAATAAACATGGCTCTTTGAGTTCTTCTCATGGTCGCTGCACCTTACTCATGACCTTCATGATCAGAAAGTGCAACCTCCCTTCCGAGATGGGATATGACGGGTGCTGTCTCTTCTCTCGGATTAGCTGTCAAGAGAACAGGTGCTAAGGTTGGGTAATAATAGACGGATGTTTGATATTCGGGAGATTTCGTGCGTTTTCTGAAATTCATTTACACTTCTCTTTTACATGGGTTTTCTTGGCGGAGAACGATTGGGAGCCCAAGCGGATACAACGACCTAAAGGTCTATAGGCCATGCATATGGGCTAAGTGTCTGATTCTAAATGAAGTTACGTCGAATTGAGACGTTGTGACAGCTTTCTACCATGCTTCGATTTGGGAGGTGCTCCTCAGCAATTATAGCCTCGCGATCGGAGATGAGGGGCTCGCAAATTGTTAGCCATATTGCGTAGGACGCGATACCTTCCAACCGATCGATGGATGGAACAAGTGTTGACGTTGAGCGCTTCAAGCGCTGCTAGCGTCTTCTCTATAATTGTGCGTAGCACAAAAGCGTTGTTATGGGTTCTTGTAATGAATCCAGATGGTGAATCCAGATGGTCCATTCAACTAGGTACTGGGTGGCAATGTAGGATTATCCGTAACGTTCAAGATAGACTGCATGTGTGCACTTCGGAGAAGTCGCCGATTGGGAAAAGCCCAAGTACTCATTTTGAGTTCATTTGATTGGACCAAGGGATAGAGGTCGACCTGAAAAGAGTAGACTTTAAAGGAAGTATTGACCCACTAGAACGCGTTTGTCGTtagtggatgacttcccgtaaggatgtgcaaataatctcctttcaaataaaagttttgatgtaaattggaaattgggaaattgtcgaattatttgcagatgcctcccgcaatgctggaaatttgcatgaagtgctcggatttatcacacgtgtggtagctcgccaagggcgtaagcgcggacaaacttccatatctgggctggaaaccatgtggactcacctcgcttaacgaaatattgcagcaaaaacagtttagaaaggggtcgctaggcctttctaaattcaagaatttagaacatgccctgatgttcagattctggtatttgttgccaggtatcactcgcttaacatatctccgatgattttcagcgttatttgcaacgatatttacaaataatccttacgggaagtcatccagtgATCTCTACTGGCATAGTTTAACTATGGATATTATGATCTTCTACAACAGTAGCCTACCAGCCCATCGGGGCATTGGAACGCATTCCCGGACATTTTCTATACCTCCCACCCACGAAACAAGTCTTTCAAAACCCATCCCAAAGCCAACATGCGGTGACCCTCCATACCGTCTCAAATCCATATACCATTCATAGTGTCCTAAGCCATTCTCTTCGGTCCAGAGACCGACTTCCTTCATACGCTGTAAAAGAACATCTTCCCGCTCTTCCCTAACAGATCCACCTACAAGTTCGCCGACGCCGGGCACCAGCAGGTCAAAACAGGCCGCCGTTTGCCTTTCACCATCAAAATCATTGACCCTCATGTAGAATGGCTTCGATTCGAGAGGGTAATCGATGACAAATACTGGTCCACCAATCATAACTTCTGCCAACCATTTTTCATGTTCGCTTTGTAGTGATTTCCCCCATGCTGGTTTGAACTCAAACTGGGTCCTACCGTCTCGGCGTTGACGTTCGTACTCCTCCTCCAAAGCAAGAATAGCATCGCCGTAGGTCATGATATTCCACCTCCCGTTACCAAAGACGGCCTTTTCCATCTCTTGCCTCCTCTCCGTTTTCAAATCCAACTTCTCATCGACTGTGGGACCCCAAGAGACATCAATGTCGGCTTTCGTATCAGGGGCTTCAAGCACATTTTTGACCGCTGCGCGAATCATACCTTCGACGAAAGTACAGATCCCGCGGACACCAGTGTCAGGTGTTCCAACAGGCAGGTCGCCCCATTCTGCTTCCAACATCCAGAATTCCGATAAATGTCTACTAGTTTGACTTCGCTCGGCTCTGAATGACGGCGACAACGTCCAAACTCGACTTATAGCCGCCTGAAAAGATTCCAGATGCAGTTGGGCAGAGACAGTCAAGTGAGCTGGGCGGCCGAAGAATTCATCATCCTGTTCCGGATGAGAAAGTGCATCCGTCAATATAACATCGGTTTTTCCTAGATTTGACGCCTTCTCCGTGATTTTCGCGAGTTTAAAAGTTTCTCCAGCACCCTCTGCGTCGTTGGAGGTCAAGAGTGGGGTGTGAACATGGATAAAACCTTGTTGCTGCAATAAGTGGGTTGCATTACAAAATCGTGAGAGGGGAACAGTAACGAGAGATTACTCACCTCAAGATAAAAGGATAATTCCCGCTGTAAAGCATGCCTCAAGCGTAGCATCGCAGCAACGGAAGTAGTGCGAGTGCGAAGGTGCACATTATCTCGTAAAAATTCATGAGACAAGGCTTGCTTTTGAATGGGATAGGTCTAATAAAGCTGAGCCCATTGAGAACAATGCAAAATAGTAATCACTCACTTCAGGATCACAAAGACCAAGAACCTCCACATCTTTCACGACGAGTTCCTTTTCTTGCCCTGCACCGAGACTTTTGCCGAGACGGCCTCTCAACTTGACACTGGCACCATTGGTTAATCTATTCGCATGTGAGCAAATAGGATGGTAGGAGTGTGCGTTGAACTGCTTACTCTTTGGGAACAAGGGAAGAGTTTGGAAAGACGGCTTGTAAGCCTGCGGACGTTGTTCCATCGCTTACAACAGCAAACGAAACGCGTTTTTGGCGTCGAATGGACTTGATCCAGCCAGTTACCGTAACATTGGCTTCATTAGAGGAATTGTATGTCGTGGATGACAGAAGCTGGCGGATGGTAGGAGGTAAGGTGTATGGCGACGCAGTCAAATGCCGACGAAGCAAAGTTGTCCGCATGGTAAAAGAGACACAGCCACGACCTCATAATTAGGATTGCGATTGGTACTTTTACAACACAAACCAGCGAACTATAGATATTCAGAATTACTAGAAACCTCTGCCACGACCTCTACCTCTTCCCCGTCCACCAcggccaccaccaccaccaccaccaccacggtCGCCGCCGCCACCACCTACACCACCCCTTCCTCCACGTCCCCGTCCCCTTgcatcctctttcttcctgCTTTTAGGTTTCGGTGCATCGTCAACGAGTAGAGTATCAAGAGGAAGGGCGTCAGGTAGCACGAAGTACCGAATATTGTTGCCGCGAATGGATAATGCATCAAGAGAAACGGGATCCCGGTTCCGTGTCGTCATTTTCACAGTTTTTAGGTGAGTATTCATTTGCATGTCGACGCCTTGATGTACAACAGAAGAATCAGAGCACATATGGGATAAGAAGTGAGGAGGACACGCACCAGTTATCGTTCCATGCACCACCGACCCATTCTTAAGCTCGATCGTCACCGTCTCATTGTTCAGTTTCATCAAGAATCtggtaaaaaaaaaggatCGGGGATATCAACAGAAAGGCATAGGTGGAAATAGCACTAACACACCTTACGAGCTTCATTTTGTGGAAAAGCACCCAGAACCAGGGTGGGAGACTGTGACTGTGGGAGGTGAAGAGATTTTGTCACAACGTGACAAGAAGAAAACAGAAACTCAACGTCAACTTCGACCTAAACACGGGCAGGACCTGTATACGGGCGCTTTGGCAAGAAATGtctccttctctctcttctctctcaATACGGGGCGTATCTCCCATGCTCGTGACATCGGATGCACCTATTACTCCTCCGATGTCGCCAGGTCATAGCGAACAAGACGACGACATTCCAATTGACAACGACGAAGATATTGTTGTTGACGAGGATCCAATTTCTCAAGAAAGTGCTGAGGAACAGCCACCGGCTTCTGCTACTTCTTCAGAAGGTCAGAGACCGGCAAGGTTGCTAGAAGATGAGACAGTTCACCTTCACAACGGCGGGCTGAGACTCACAGACTTTGAAGTGCGGGGCACACTAGGTACGTCTTACATCCGATGTAATTCCTCGAAGCTTCGTATTAACTCCAGATAGGGACGGGTACCTTCGGACGTGTTTTACTAGTGAGACACCGTAACCCCAGTACCCAGAGCCATTTTGCCCTCAAAGTACTCCGAAAAAGCGAGATTATCCGTCTTCGCCAAGTCGAGCATGTAAATGCTGAGAGATATATCCTCTCTCGAGTCCAACATCCATTCATCGTCGATCTTTTTGCCACCTTCCAGGATAGCCTCAATGTATATATGTTAATGTCCTACGTACCGGGCGGCGAACTTTTCACCCATCTTCGTCGCGCAGTGCGCTTCACACCGGATGTTACACGATTCTATCTCGCCACAATCATCCTGGCTCTCAAATATCTCCACTCTTTCAACATCATTTATCGCGATTTGAAACCAGAAAATCTGCTTCTCGACTCGCGAGGATATCTACGCTTAACTGATTTTGGTTTCGCCAAAATTGTGGATGACCGTACTTGGACTCTCTGTGGGACTCCGGAGTACCTCGCTCCGGAGATTATACAGTCTGATGGGCATGGAAAAGCCGCTGATTGGTGGGCTTGCGGTGTTCTATGTTATGAGATGCTTGTCGGGCATCCTCCGTTTTACGATGAAAATTCGGTGTATGGGATCTACGAGAACATCTTGAGCGGAAATATCCAGTGGCCGAGATATGTTGATTCCCTATCTCGTTCACTCATCAAGTCCTTCCTTAACCCGGACAGAACCAAACGACTGGGAAATATGATCGGAGGACCACAGGATATTCTGGATCATCCCTGGTTTAGAGGTGTTGATTGGGATTTGTTAGAAAGAAGAGGTATCAGTGTAAGTATGCTTTATATTTATCCTCGTGTTTCCAGGTACTCATGGTTCCTAAATAGGCGCCAATTATTCCCCACACCTCGTCGGGCGACGACACCAGACACTTTCTACATCTCTCCTTTCCACCTCTGGACGAGATGCCTGGTCTTCTTGGCGAAGAAGATCAACAAAATAATCGCCTGAACCCGTCTTCGTATCAGTTTCTCGAATTCTGATAAACTCCGCAAACACTCGCTATACAAAACTTTCGTTTCTCGCCTGTGCTTTTTCTCGTGTGTCCTTTGACTTGGTTTCCATCCAGCTGTAGCATGCACCTTTTCGCTCTCAAATTAGCAGAATATCACTTTCCTTGTTTCGGAATTTCTTTGCTTAATACCGCCGGTCTCTCATTTTTTTCAGATTAATTTATCAAACCTTCGATTCAATCTACTGTATCCTTTATTCCTTCTATCTATCGGATAGTTTAACCTCTGTATCATGCTCGAAATCATTGTGTCCTTGATCCACGCCACTTGCGGAGCTGCTGGCAGATTTCTATATGGGATGCTCTCACCGACGTTATGGGCAGAAGTAATGACTACATTCTTCAGTCCGCTGATTCGCTCCGAGCTTGAAATACTTCGAGGATCTGTTCTCCCACCCGACGCTGTTGCACATCAATTTTCTTGTCCACCGAAGCCCCAATTGTGTAAGCTCACTCGTTTGCGACATATTTCAAGATGTACAACCTTTGTCCAACAGTCGTAAGAACTCTCCACCAGAGTCGGAGCGAGCAAGGGGTGTCAGAGCCACAGAAGAACATGGTGCGGTCGAGGAGACCAGAACTGTTCTGGATCAAACTTTCTCGTCGATGGGATCAACGAGAGCGAGGGTTTCCCAGCGAGCAGAACCTCCGTCCCGGAAATATGACACGGATCTGGAAAGCGATCTACTGAGCCCAATCGATCTAGTGCCTTGCCTGGCAATGACGGGGATTACTAGTCAGTACTAGACTAAGTAAGTACTTACTTTTACTTGTCACTGGAATACCGGGTCTTGATTCGGCTACTAGTTAATAGCGCGAACCATATGTTGAGAATGAAGCACTCGCTTTCTCACGCTGCGTGACATGGTTTCTCCAACGGTCGACCTTACTGCACCGCTTCATATATACTACCGAATCAGCACACAAGTGCACAAGTTGCGAACGCATTAAGAAACTACTGGATGCCGATGTCTCCAATCACGAATCCCAAAGGATAGATCCGCTTCAAGCCCGTACTTCGCAGAGGTGGGATCGCTCAGCTCCCACGCCAAACATAAGTCAGTCATACCAAAAACATATCAAGTGAACGAATGG encodes the following:
- a CDS encoding uncharacterized protein (BUSCO:EOG09262Q8D), which produces MSSLARSALRLPRRVAVPSSLRSIQTSADTTQLSSSPPQGLDDPFQVRIHEDSFQTYNCEKPSLDVTVTKGELLKMYTEMQTMRRMEMAADQLYKAKLIRGFCHLAIGQEAISVGLEHGITPNDRVITGYRCHPFAVLRGGSIAGVLGELLGRQIGMSNGKGGSMHIFTPSFYGGNGIVGAQVPVGAGVAFAQKYKEKDNCTFALYGDGASNQGQVFEAFNMAKLWELPVVFVCENNKYGMGTPAERSSSNTQYFTRGDKIPGLQVNGMDIIASKHAAQYARKWTVDDKKGPLLLEFVTYRYGGHSMSDPGTTYRTREEVQRMRSTQDPIRGLQKYIEEWGLASEQELKQIDKEAKSKIDAAVEEAKASPEPKVDDLWTDIYYKGTEPPFMRGREREEVHYY
- the SMD1 gene encoding mRNA splicing protein smd1 (BUSCO:EOG09265FL1), yielding MKLVRFLMKLNNETVTIELKNGSVVHGTITGVDMQMNTHLKTVKMTTRNRDPVSLDALSIRGNNIRYFVLPDALPLDTLLVDDAPKPKSRKKEDARGRGRGGRGGVGGGGGDRGGGGGGGGRGGRGRGRGRGRGF